Part of the Parambassis ranga chromosome 16, fParRan2.1, whole genome shotgun sequence genome, CAGCCTCTGGTTTTCATTAAACATGGCCTCTTCGTTGGCTTTACTCTTGGCCTGCTGAGCCTTCATCTGCAAATACAGCTTCTCGTTCTCCTGTAACACACACCAGATTTAGTACAGATTATTATAGCATAAATGCTAACAACACAAGAAGAAACAGTAAAAACAGCATAACTCTCCCTCAGGAGATCCTATCTATGATGAGAGTCACATCCGAGGGCAGAAAACAGACCTGCTGGTAACCTTTTATGAGCGTCTCCTGTTCTTTGATTTCTTTATCAATCTGCTGGAGCTTCCCCTCAGTCGCAGCGTCCAcagcctccaccctcctcctcttctgaccGGCTTCTTCTGCACTCTGCAGCTGAGGAGTGAAACACGGCACAGGGTGAGCACTTCATCTTGTAACAGCATGATTACTGTGAACAGCTACGAGGAACAGAGAAATTATGCACCTTGCTCTGTAACAGGAAGTTCATTTGTCTGAGGGAGCTGAGCTCCTCTGCTCCgtccttcatcctctgcagcTCCCGCTCTTTCTGTGCCAGCTGtgctctcagctcctccatcacgGGGCCCTCACCTCCCTGAAAGTCGAGACAAACGGTAGTGAGCAGTATTATCATgctgaatatttgtttttcccCCTGTGTTCTGAAAAACAGAGAACAATATATCAGCTGAGGATGACGTGTTTCCTTACGCTGATCTGTGGCAGATGTTGTCTGGTTCCTTGAGGGcctgtgacttcctgtgcaGGCTCCTGGTGACTGGTGGTGTCTATCTGCTGTTGGAGGACCGCCACTAAAGACTGAACCGATGCCACCAGCTCATTGCTCACTCTCAGTTCTGGCTCTGCTAAGCAATCATGACAGCTGTTAAAACAGACAGACTCCACAGATCTTAGATGATCTGAGTGAATTGATGacatgatgtttgtgtgtgtgtggaggcatcAATAACCTGCAGAGCTGCTTTCGTCTTTTTCTTGGCTTTTTGTGGGTTTGGCTGTGTGTGGATGCTGAGGAAAACGAGGTACTGAGGACTTGGTAGCAGCAGATTTGTTCATCCCATACGACCTGGGAGTCACTGCTGCTCTCCCATCCACTCTCCTGCCTCTGATGGGAGTCACAGTGGTTCTCCTCTCTGAAGATGAAGAGGGATGAAAAGCAGTGGAGGCCTAAGGAGACAGGGGGAAATAGCACACAATTGTGTTGTACTGTGTACAATGCCAATGACCTAAATCTTATGTAAATAAAATTCCTCTTTCCTGGGTTTGAACCAACACAACGTTGCCTGAGGTTCTATATATGTATTTTAGGATGTGAGCACTGACTTTTGGAAACATATTTCAAACACTTAACCTCACCTGTTGTTTCTTAGCTTTGCCAGTGTGGTAGGATGTGTGAGAAGAATGATTTCTGTGCTCCTGCATCAGCTTCTCTACTTCCTTCTTGATGCTCCATGTCAGGTCATGGTCAGGAGGGTCCTGAGAGGTGGTCTGATGGCCAGTCAGACTCCTGACTCCTTTTATCTGAGTTTTAGGGCTTACTGCTCTTTGTTGATAGAGACGTGACTCTAAGTCATACGTCATATTTGGGAAAGTCCTTTCTGTGGCCCAGGAGGTCTTTTCCTGGTTAGATTCCACAGCTCTGCAATCAGACATAGTTAAGTAAAAACCACAGTTTCCCCCGTTTTTTAACAAGTTCATAATGTCCAACAGGTAGTGGTTGAAGTTTGCTACCTGGCAGGCTGGGTGGCAAAACCTCTACTTTGGTCCTTGGGCTCTGGTCGGATGCGAATCATCATCTCTTCTGCAGTGGGTAAGTCTAAATGTACACACGCAAATTATTCTCAAATTTCCCACATGTGATTTTATCAAAACCAAAAACATTTCCTGCAGTAAACCTTAAGTAGTTCAAATGTTGCGacacacagagtacacacacagcagggctgAGCCTTTTAGCAACTCTTTTATTGTCTGACCTGACTCAGTGGTGGAAGGAGGCTGAAGGGACCGTTGAGGGGGGGAGGATGGAGGGGAGGATGGGGACAAAGGTCTGTGGatctcccctctctcttccgCAGCTAAAAAACTGTGACCATGCTCGTCTGACTCCTCCACAACATGGATCTGTCTGTAGGCCTCATGCAGCGCCTCCACCTCTGATGCTCCACTCTGCACATAGGACTGGCctgaacagagaacagaaacatgcaggATGCCAGCTGAAAAGGATCTAGAGCGGGTGATTACTGTGATTACTGTCAAACAACAATAATCATGTCACACTGTATTTGCGTATTTAGGTCCTGTACTTGTGTTACCTTTGTCCAGGGACCCTGCTGTGTCCTTCCTTCTGTCGTCCCCACCAGTGTCTTCCAGAGAATCATAGAGAGAAACTGGAGACAAAAACTAAATTAGTTAAACTGAACTTTCTACAGTTTTTGATTAGCTTTGCACTTCCTGTTAAAAACCCTGCTTCTCTTACCTTTGGCAAGAATCGGAGGTATTTTGGTTTTCTGAAAAACAGAtatatgaaatgaatgaaaacacaaagaactAACTCACGTAACAGTAACACATGCGTTTGTAATAGTCTTAATCAAACATGCAGCTTATAGAACATTAATTATCCAAActgttttcttcatttcttcagGGACTGTTTTTTTACACTCCTAACTTCAGTGTGTGACTGATATTAATTGATCTAATTAGTGCAGATAATAAATGTGCTTGTTGACCTACAGACCTCTTCCACCGGctcttttgttttctcctcGTCTTCAAAATCCTCACTGTAGTGTGGGGAGCCTGTAAAGGACGAGAGAGAAGAGACCAGGTGAGGAGAGCCAGCCAGGTCTGCTCAGGGTTCATTTCAGGTTTCATCTCTCACCTGGAGACTGGCCGGCTTTGCTTTGATCATCATCACTTTGCTCTACAGCTTCCTCTGCTTTCCTGGAAGGGTTCAAGTATGAAACATGGAAATTGCAGAGTTTCATCAAACCATTAAACATAATTCAAACCTCAAGTTAGATATGCTAACATATGCTAACAACACAGGTCAACAGGAAGATCCTTACCCACACAGTTACAGCCATGTTACAGGATGACAGAACTACACTTGACTGAACTATGCATTCTATCATTTGACCTCACAGTTTTGCAGGAGAGATATAACGTAGCACCTCTGCCGTCATACCTGAGATTAGTGGCGATGGTGGAATTTGTCGAGTCCAGTTCTCTGTTCAGCTTGGAGTAATCTATAGTAGATGAAGCTCCTGCCTCCAGCTGAGCGTAGAATCGgcctttctcctcttcttcctccacagtGTCCAACCCCACACTGGTCATGTTCAGCGCTGGTGTCTTTGGagaatctgcacacacacacacacacacacacacaaggtaaacacaaacagaacatgatcCAACAAACTGGTTCTTGTTAGAGAATGACCACAGAAGGTAAATAACATGCATCTTCTCACCGGTTAACTTGGAGTCACTCTCCGTCTCTGTGCTGTCTCTTCTGACGGAAGCTTCTTCCTTCAAACTTGCATCTGCTGGAATCTCGTCCTCCTCATGGATTGGCTGAGACGTCCTCAAAGACTTCCTGAACGACTTCCCAGATCCCCATTTTTCTGAgtttcaaaagaaaaaatatataacacatAATAATGCACTTAGATTAGGCAGGACGACTAATCTAAATACAAATGTACTGTCAATACACCACATATATTTATTACTAACACACATTTACTAGAGGTTTTAttgggaggacaaacacaacacacaacacatctgACAGTTACCATGCAGTAGATTTAACACCATCACGCAAGGCAAACGCTTCTTGTGGTCCTCTACTGACACCTAGTGTCTTGTCTGATCAATGCAACATTCCCTGACTTTTTAAAGGCATTTACAGGATTTATGAATGGTCACAAGGAGCAACTGCCACCAATACAGGTCACAAGGTCACGGTTATGGGTGATGCAGGCATGGAAAGACAAAAACTAGGGAGCCTACGGCTGTATGTTACTGAGGGATTTGGGATGAGGCTGAGGCAACGTTACCATCTTCACTGTCCAGCTGAGAATGACTGTCAGTGCTGTCTGCTGTGGCCTCAGGGCTCCTCTCTCCTGACCCACACTGCAGGCTTTCATGAACGGGGCTGCTCAGGCTTCCTGAGCCTGACCCATCAGAAGGAGCCCTGGGTCTTTCAACAGCTTGTGAAACTTCCAAACCAGTGTCTGGAATATGAGGATGAGGATAAAAGGAATGGCCACAAGGTAATTATAAGCTCAGAAAATGAGCAGACTGAGTGAGAAGTGACAGTAATCTGTGCACACAGCTGCTCTCACCCTTGTTCTCatgatgggatttttttttagttttgataAATCTGCGCCTGGTTGTCTCCGCTGGGAGAGATGAGAAACAAAAAGGGACATAGTTCAAGTAAGAGGagttagtggacacacacacagagctgcaaaaAGGTGCACCTGAATGTTCTTCAGATGACATTTGGGCAATACGTCAGAGGAGAGTTGTTGCCTGAACCGGCAGGCTTGATTGAAACATTGAAGACATGAACAGTTTTCACAGTAAGTAAGCTTTACAATGAAACCTGTAAACATTAGTCACCCATGCAGAAAGACACAAGAGGCACaaggagaaagaaacagagTGAAACAACTGTCATGTTTCTGGATAAGGAGGAATGgcaaagaaggaaagaggaaggaaagttaCAGAGATGATCTTCATTTGGATCAATAAGCAAAGGggctacagaggggctgttgagagcatcctgtccagctgcatcactgtgtggtacggagcctgcaccgccacctgcaggaagacgcttcatcgcatagtgagagcagctgagaggatcaccggcgtccctctcccctccctccaagacctctacgacagccgtctcacccgaaaggccctccgcatcacaggagaccccacccacccttcacaccgcttcttcagtctgctgccatcaggaaagagactgcgcagcctccgggccaggaccagcagactgagggacagcttcatccaccaggctgtcaggaagctgaactctctccctgctgtgccccactttctcccccttccctgacaccaccccccaccccctacccctaccaccatcccctcacccctaccaccacccaagataggaactctttgtaccagccactttaccaaaggaactctgtgcaccagtcactttttaccctgtcatgtcacaccagtctcatataagctgctataacttaatctattcctggactgttacattatgccaactgcactgacttgcaccattgcatcttttgcactctcataccagtctcaataagctgttataagttaaaccattcctgtttatattatgccaactgcactgacttgcactatacatcttttgcactctgactgcattgtgccttcattatgtgccttgtattttgtgtgtgcctcattgtaggtacattttttacactttatatttatctttagttttttagttacatgttatatgttgcggagtgaagagtaacgcaatttcgattctctgtatgttcagcacatatagcagagttgacaataaagctgacttgacttgacttgacttgacttgataaGCTTCCAGCACCTGCTTCACTGCACTGTTTTGTTTCCTCACAGGTTTGCTGGATTTGTACAATTAGGAGATCCCGCAACATGTGTGGAGTATCTGAAAGACTCTGTTGAGATCCAGTGCTTCACAAAGTCCTGGCTGCTGTGGAGGAAATGAAAAAGTCAGCGATTACCTCTCCCTGTTCCTCCACTGCTGTGGTCGTCATCTTCCCACCAGGACACTGTTGGTTTCTGGGCTGGTTTCTGGCGGCTCTTCACGCGGGGCTGCTTGTCAGCTAGGTCCACCGATTCATCTgaaacagactgacagagaaCTGGGTTTTAATCAGAAATTAAGGaattatttagtttttaaacCATGATATTAGCTGGTGTTATATTACCTCTTTTAAGAACAGCTCAAACTGAGCATCCAACTCTTCTTTAGTCAGTCTGTGAGACATAGTGACATAATTCACTACATCAgccaacaggaagtgacataactggaaaagaagaagaaaatggacGTTTATGAtttattgctttattttgaGTTACCTGCATGTTCGAGTTAACAAACAGTTTATCTGAAGCTcagctcattttattttatttgtacgTGAAACTTATTGACAGATCAGACCAACACAACGAAATTCGGTGCTAACGTATCATTAGCCTAGCTTAATTATCGTACAAAATATTCATAATTTCAGTAGGTGTCGTGACAAAGTCGTGTTGTGAAGGCTGTATTtacttattttcatttttttaactggAAACTTGGCACATTGATCAGGAGCTAAGTAGCCACTATATCTGCTTTGCTAGTAACATAAGCTGATTAGAGCTACTTTTCTCCAGTAAGCGCGGATTTATGCATTCTACGGTCATTAGCAAACATGTCAGTCTTGAATCAATAAACTAAAACTTACATCTGAGGTGACTTTAACCCTTTCTTCACAGCACACTTGTTGAAATGTCGCCTTTCTTATGGTTTGTTGTTTTGAGTCTACAGCAGTTCCCGCGACACTACCGCCTGACAACGTCTACGGCAAGCCAAAGAGACCAAAGATGTCAAAACGCGGTTTGTAAATATTATTTACGATAATTATGCACGATAACGCATCTCCTGTGGTTACCTTCAGTTTCATATattgaaaaatataaatataaaaatacatctatttgacttttctattattttaatgttaacaTACGTTTTAATTCTAATG contains:
- the cep162 gene encoding centrosomal protein of 162 kDa isoform X1, producing the protein MSHRLTKEELDAQFELFLKESVSDESVDLADKQPRVKSRQKPAQKPTVSWWEDDDHSSGGTGREKWGSGKSFRKSLRTSQPIHEEDEIPADASLKEEASVRRDSTETESDSKLTDSPKTPALNMTSVGLDTVEEEEEKGRFYAQLEAGASSTIDYSKLNRELDSTNSTIATNLRKAEEAVEQSDDDQSKAGQSPGSPHYSEDFEDEEKTKEPVEEKTKIPPILAKVSLYDSLEDTGGDDRRKDTAGSLDKGQSYVQSGASEVEALHEAYRQIHVVEESDEHGHSFLAAEERGEIHRPLSPSSPPSSPPQRSLQPPSTTESDLPTAEEMMIRIRPEPKDQSRGFATQPARAVESNQEKTSWATERTFPNMTYDLESRLYQQRAVSPKTQIKGVRSLTGHQTTSQDPPDHDLTWSIKKEVEKLMQEHRNHSSHTSYHTGKAKKQQASTAFHPSSSSERRTTVTPIRGRRVDGRAAVTPRSYGMNKSAATKSSVPRFPQHPHTAKPTKSQEKDESSSAEPELRVSNELVASVQSLVAVLQQQIDTTSHQEPAQEVTGPQGTRQHLPQISGGEGPVMEELRAQLAQKERELQRMKDGAEELSSLRQMNFLLQSKLQSAEEAGQKRRRVEAVDAATEGKLQQIDKEIKEQETLIKGYQQENEKLYLQMKAQQAKSKANEEAMFNENQRLLNELASTREQLNKASRPVTSVCLMDHTQRISDLLAEINALQRNEERLSEEIRRLKQEKQVLDVELQLMKKERDLAKNQAVSTSGDEAFRMRVLEDTHREEVAALKKKLQWFAENQELLDRDAARLKAATAEIHQLQEQVEKLNQDVSKRSNEKLRKTRSTSADTKRMQDLERQVKELEQILRNRNPNSLPALIYAAASAPGHEGVDAVKTSLPSGITALLERRIQRLEAELESHDEEAKRSLRAMEQQFHRIKLRYEHQISELEQQLEAKQQAEGAAVSEPWRSKFKTLQEELQHVQHSHQEKENSLHDQIESLQQQLKHKVNPSFVQTQSPGRHQLQAQAALGVRLERLNQELASKTRTIQELNRTVEKLQKERRNMLSVHHPPPVSRAADNKQQQGPTRTLGPTAGEAPAGEDRFPTAQFEKTYQPTVFTGSHISEVLQENEAMRQRVELLQLQAEKEKETLQADATQAKEELCRLQEHFAEQLSSTKAEHLRALDHLRAAHALEHSSSKVAELTNKLNTQEVVMAHLKEQLKELHDSKDALLISRTREDALQKQLTRLLQELKEAKEAQSPEVKLVCSLERKILNMELRHQHREKELQQVIGISWQTPAAGQQSEAEHWRRLATEKSRDLEAFRLELDSILDILRHLQTQGVVLPTLTPGTQTS
- the cep162 gene encoding centrosomal protein of 162 kDa isoform X2, yielding MSHRLTKEELDAQFELFLKESVSDESVDLADKQPRVKSRQKPAQKPTVSWWEDDDHSSGGTGREKWGSGKSFRKSLRTSQPIHEEDEIPADASLKEEASVRRDSTETESDSKLTDSPKTPALNMTSVGLDTVEEEEEKGRFYAQLEAGASSTIDYSKLNRELDSTNSTIATNLRKAEEAVEQSDDDQSKAGQSPGSPHYSEDFEDEEKTKEPVEEKTKIPPILAKVSLYDSLEDTGGDDRRKDTAGSLDKGQSYVQSGASEVEALHEAYRQIHVVEESDEHGHSFLAAEERGEIHRPLSPSSPPSSPPQRSLQPPSTTESDLPTAEEMMIRIRPEPKDQSRGFATQPARAVESNQEKTSWATERTFPNMTYDLESRLYQQRAVSPKTQIKGVRSLTGHQTTSQDPPDHDLTWSIKKEVEKLMQEHRNHSSHTSYHTGKAKKQQASTAFHPSSSSERRTTVTPIRGRRVDGRAAVTPRSYGMNKSAATKSSVPRFPQHPHTAKPTKSQEKDESSSAEPELRVSNELVASVQSLVAVLQQQIDTTSHQEPAQEVTGPQGTRQHLPQISGGEGPVMEELRAQLAQKERELQRMKDGAEELSSLRQMNFLLQSKLQSAEEAGQKRRRVEAVDAATEGKLQQIDKEIKEQETLIKGYQQENEKLYLQMKAQQAKSKANEEAMFNENQRLLNELASTREQLNKASRPVTSVCLMDHTQRISDLLAEINALQRNEERLSEEIRRLKQEKQVLDVELQLMKKERDLAKNQAVSTSGDEAFRMRVLEDTHREEVAALKKKLQWFAENQELLDRDAARLKAATAEIHQLQEQVEKLNQDVSKRSNEKLRKTRSTSADTKRMQDLERQVKELEQILRNRNPNSLPALIYAAASAPGHEGVDAVKTSLPSGITALLERRIQRLEAELESHDEEAKRSLRAMEQQFHRIKLRYEHQISELEQQLEAKQQAEGAAVSEPWRSKFKTLQEELQHVQHSHQEKENSLHDQIESLQQQLKHKTQSPGRHQLQAQAALGVRLERLNQELASKTRTIQELNRTVEKLQKERRNMLSVHHPPPVSRAADNKQQQGPTRTLGPTAGEAPAGEDRFPTAQFEKTYQPTVFTGSHISEVLQENEAMRQRVELLQLQAEKEKETLQADATQAKEELCRLQEHFAEQLSSTKAEHLRALDHLRAAHALEHSSSKVAELTNKLNTQEVVMAHLKEQLKELHDSKDALLISRTREDALQKQLTRLLQELKEAKEAQSPEVKLVCSLERKILNMELRHQHREKELQQVIGISWQTPAAGQQSEAEHWRRLATEKSRDLEAFRLELDSILDILRHLQTQGVVLPTLTPGTQTS